From a single Intestinibaculum porci genomic region:
- a CDS encoding GyrI-like domain-containing protein yields MDYKIVERSQFTITGFTQDFTAADAFLKIPAYMNTMTTHINENKLPIGDLAVTINDEQDFNTIHFYLASEGKKDIAGCSSYTFPDGLWLQFPCYGAYPYALQQLAYEVYNDFLPSHPEFSIRFDASIDYLSAGDRKSPDYYSEFWLPIEKRSD; encoded by the coding sequence ATGGACTATAAAATAGTAGAGCGGTCGCAATTTACGATCACAGGCTTCACCCAGGACTTTACCGCCGCGGATGCCTTTTTAAAGATCCCCGCTTATATGAATACTATGACCACACACATTAATGAAAATAAGCTTCCTATCGGCGACCTCGCAGTGACCATCAATGATGAACAGGATTTTAATACCATCCATTTCTATCTCGCTAGTGAAGGAAAGAAAGATATTGCCGGGTGCTCATCTTATACATTCCCCGATGGCTTATGGCTTCAGTTTCCCTGCTATGGCGCTTATCCCTACGCCCTCCAGCAGCTTGCTTATGAAGTATATAATGACTTTTTACCAAGTCATCCCGAATTCTCCATTCGCTTTGACGCTTCGATCGATTACTTAAGCGCCGGTGATCGAAAAAGCCCAGATTATTATAGTGAATTTTGGCTGCCTATTGAAAAAAGATCGGATTAA
- a CDS encoding cyclophilin-like fold protein, with amino-acid sequence MKKLLTVLLVLGLWGCSSKKDTGSDTNNQENVKVEEKQQAKTMTLSVNKQKYKVTLLSNKSANSLLSIAPIELNCAKDRHGYYCELDNALNVADKTAGAMKKGDLYVKGGHTLYIATKAETLNTKITRLGTIDEKGVDALAKSDGVGTINK; translated from the coding sequence ATGAAAAAGTTATTAACCGTCTTATTAGTCTTAGGATTATGGGGCTGCTCATCTAAAAAGGATACCGGCTCTGATACCAATAATCAGGAAAATGTCAAAGTCGAAGAAAAGCAGCAGGCTAAAACTATGACCTTAAGCGTGAATAAGCAAAAGTATAAAGTGACCTTGTTAAGCAATAAGTCAGCCAATTCATTATTGTCAATTGCCCCAATTGAACTCAACTGCGCGAAAGATCGTCATGGTTATTACTGTGAATTAGATAATGCACTGAATGTGGCTGACAAAACAGCGGGCGCTATGAAAAAGGGTGATCTCTATGTCAAAGGAGGGCATACCCTCTATATTGCGACCAAGGCTGAAACCTTAAACACTAAAATCACACGTTTAGGGACAATTGATGAAAAAGGTGTTGATGCGCTGGCGAAAAGTGATGGTGTCGGGACTATTAATAAGTAA
- a CDS encoding DarT1-associated NADAR antitoxin family protein, which yields MLKKSFAFVAQPHAHFRVKMLEAHYDSFGDKTAEDTHLTNHILRKKLRALDASFVPLDIASKTDYEDGRQLSELGLKILNGKTEINLKAALKNSIVYQGRKHYQDFVEEVMIDGVKKKRRTKLTKPIYFEWDGYKFILAQEQSLVDYLVICSLKEHPELLENLQEKGYNVFSDRRFSPKKSSHSLANSLALVVALIKEDLFEEYANNVTLLIEARAYH from the coding sequence ATGTTAAAAAAGTCATTCGCCTTCGTGGCTCAGCCCCATGCCCATTTTCGCGTGAAAATGCTGGAAGCACACTACGATTCTTTTGGTGATAAAACCGCTGAAGATACCCACTTAACCAATCATATTTTACGCAAGAAATTACGTGCTCTCGATGCTTCCTTTGTGCCATTAGATATTGCTAGTAAGACGGATTATGAGGATGGCCGTCAGCTCAGTGAGCTGGGCTTAAAGATTCTCAATGGCAAAACGGAAATCAATCTCAAAGCGGCACTAAAAAACAGTATTGTTTACCAAGGCCGCAAACATTATCAGGATTTTGTTGAAGAAGTGATGATCGATGGTGTCAAAAAGAAACGCCGCACCAAACTCACCAAACCGATTTACTTTGAATGGGATGGATATAAGTTTATCTTAGCCCAGGAACAGAGTTTAGTCGATTATTTAGTCATCTGCTCACTGAAAGAGCATCCGGAGTTACTAGAAAACTTGCAGGAAAAGGGCTATAATGTGTTCTCAGATCGCCGCTTCAGTCCCAAGAAGTCTTCTCATTCCTTAGCCAATTCATTAGCTTTAGTGGTGGCTTTGATCAAAGAAGATCTTTTTGAAGAGTATGCCAATAATGTGACATTATTAATAGAAGCGCGCGCATATCATTAA
- a CDS encoding 3-deoxy-7-phosphoheptulonate synthase yields the protein MDMQMEFIRKLPTPQEIKNQYPVTLEMKKLKQARDEEIRDIFAGRSDKFLLIIGPCSADNEDAVLDYMHRLRKVQDQVADKIFIIPRVYTNKPRTIGKGYKGMLHQPDPLGEEDMLAGIIAIRHMHKRVVEETGFTCAEEMLYPQNHRYLSDLLSYVAVGARSVENQEHRLVASGAGIPVGMKNPTGGDLTVMMNSITAAQASQKFIYRGWEVKTPGNDFAHAILRGYVDENGKAYPNYHYETLEKVYNLYQERNLEHPAVIVDTNHSNSGKRYEEQIRIAKDVLHSRNCNDNIKNLVKGLMIESYLVDGCQKPEDGVYGKSITDPCLGWEKTEKLILELAEML from the coding sequence ATGGATATGCAGATGGAATTTATCCGCAAATTACCAACACCACAGGAAATTAAGAATCAGTATCCTGTGACATTAGAAATGAAAAAGCTGAAACAGGCTCGCGATGAAGAGATCCGCGATATCTTTGCCGGCCGTTCAGATAAATTTTTACTTATTATCGGACCTTGTTCAGCTGATAACGAGGACGCTGTTTTAGATTATATGCACCGCTTAAGAAAAGTTCAGGATCAGGTGGCTGATAAAATCTTTATCATTCCACGTGTCTATACAAATAAGCCAAGAACGATCGGAAAAGGCTATAAAGGCATGTTACATCAGCCAGATCCCCTCGGTGAAGAAGATATGTTAGCGGGGATCATCGCGATTCGTCATATGCACAAACGCGTGGTCGAAGAAACTGGCTTTACCTGCGCTGAAGAAATGTTATACCCACAGAACCATCGTTACCTCTCTGATTTATTATCTTACGTAGCCGTTGGGGCCCGTTCAGTGGAAAACCAGGAACATCGTTTAGTCGCTTCTGGCGCTGGTATTCCGGTTGGTATGAAAAACCCAACAGGCGGCGATTTGACCGTTATGATGAACTCGATTACCGCTGCTCAGGCTTCACAGAAATTCATCTACCGTGGCTGGGAAGTTAAGACGCCAGGTAATGATTTCGCCCATGCAATCTTACGTGGTTACGTTGATGAAAACGGGAAGGCTTACCCAAACTACCATTATGAAACATTAGAAAAAGTGTACAACTTATATCAGGAAAGAAACTTAGAACATCCTGCTGTCATCGTTGATACCAACCACTCTAACTCTGGTAAACGTTACGAAGAACAGATCCGTATCGCTAAGGATGTGCTGCATTCAAGAAACTGCAATGACAATATCAAAAACTTAGTCAAAGGGTTAATGATTGAATCTTACCTGGTTGATGGCTGTCAGAAACCAGAAGATGGGGTTTATGGAAAATCTATTACTGATCCTTGCTTAGGCTGGGAGAAAACCGAAAAATTAATCTTAGAATTAGCAGAAATGCTTTAA
- a CDS encoding sodium-translocating pyrophosphatase, translating to MSHQNLMYLVPIVAIIALLFAFYLTHIVIKEDEGTEKMKEIASAISEGAHAFLWSEYRVLIIFVIILFFCIGIGVGNFVTSICFVAGALLSTLAGYFGMNVATKANVRTANAARQYASNKALDIAFSGGSVMGLCVAGFGILGVSIIYLITKDVDVLSGFSLGASSIALFARVGGGIYTKAADVGADLVGKVEAGIPEDDPRNPAVIADNVGDNVGDVAGMGADLFESYVGALISAITLGVAFLDAKGALYPLLVASIGLLAAIIATFFVRKSKNTNPASSLKIGTYAASTIVFIGGLLLSVAIFGDAKYGMCVVAGLIVGVLIGMITEIYTSADYAPVKEIAKQSETGAGTTVISGLSVGMKSTVLPIMLICIAIFASYYFGDLYGIALAAVGMLSTTAITVGVDAYGPIADNAGGIAEMSGLDEGVRDITDSLDAVGNTTAAMGKGFAIGSAALTALALFVSYAQAVNLKNIDILNYKVIIGLLIGAMLPFLFSANTMASVSKAAFKMIEEVRRQFKEMPGILQGETRPDYKTCVAISTNAALHEMIVPGLVAVLAPIVMGVLLGTAALGGMLAGALVTGVMMAIFMSNAGGAWDNAKKYIENGHLGGKGSACHKAAVVGDTVGDPFKDTSGPSLNILIKLMTIVSLVFAPLFLAIGGLL from the coding sequence ATGTCTCATCAGAATCTTATGTATCTCGTTCCTATTGTCGCAATCATAGCGCTCCTCTTTGCTTTTTATCTCACGCACATCGTGATCAAAGAGGACGAAGGAACCGAGAAAATGAAAGAAATAGCTTCCGCTATTTCGGAAGGTGCTCATGCCTTTTTGTGGAGTGAGTATCGTGTGCTCATTATCTTTGTCATTATTCTATTCTTCTGTATCGGTATTGGCGTTGGTAACTTCGTTACCTCGATCTGCTTTGTAGCGGGCGCTTTGCTTTCCACCCTAGCCGGCTACTTTGGTATGAACGTTGCCACCAAAGCCAATGTTCGCACCGCTAATGCAGCTCGTCAGTACGCTTCTAATAAAGCATTGGATATCGCTTTTTCTGGGGGCAGTGTCATGGGATTATGTGTCGCTGGTTTTGGGATCCTTGGTGTCTCTATTATTTATCTGATTACCAAAGATGTCGATGTCTTATCGGGCTTTAGTTTGGGGGCCTCTTCGATCGCTTTATTCGCTCGTGTCGGCGGCGGGATTTATACCAAAGCTGCGGATGTTGGGGCGGACTTAGTCGGTAAAGTTGAAGCTGGCATTCCGGAAGATGATCCCCGTAACCCAGCGGTCATCGCCGATAACGTTGGCGATAACGTCGGTGATGTTGCCGGGATGGGCGCTGATTTATTTGAATCCTATGTTGGCGCATTGATTTCCGCTATTACTTTAGGTGTAGCCTTCCTCGATGCCAAGGGCGCTCTGTATCCATTATTAGTGGCCTCGATCGGTTTATTAGCTGCCATTATCGCGACCTTCTTTGTCCGTAAATCAAAAAATACCAATCCCGCGAGTTCTTTAAAAATTGGGACTTATGCGGCGAGTACGATTGTCTTTATCGGTGGTCTGTTATTAAGCGTCGCGATCTTTGGTGACGCCAAATACGGTATGTGCGTCGTGGCTGGTTTGATTGTCGGCGTGCTTATTGGGATGATTACAGAAATCTATACCTCTGCCGATTATGCCCCGGTTAAAGAAATTGCGAAACAGTCTGAAACCGGCGCCGGAACGACTGTGATCAGTGGCTTATCGGTCGGTATGAAATCGACAGTTTTACCAATTATGCTTATTTGTATTGCGATCTTTGCGTCTTACTATTTTGGTGATCTTTACGGCATCGCCTTAGCAGCCGTCGGAATGTTATCGACAACTGCTATCACTGTTGGCGTTGATGCTTATGGGCCAATCGCTGATAATGCCGGCGGCATTGCGGAAATGTCAGGCTTAGATGAAGGCGTTCGTGATATTACCGATTCCTTAGATGCTGTCGGGAATACGACAGCAGCCATGGGCAAAGGCTTTGCGATCGGTTCCGCAGCTTTAACGGCATTAGCTTTATTCGTTTCTTATGCTCAGGCTGTTAACCTTAAAAATATTGATATTTTAAACTATAAGGTTATTATTGGCTTACTTATTGGGGCAATGCTGCCATTCTTATTCTCCGCTAATACCATGGCTTCCGTTTCCAAAGCCGCTTTCAAGATGATTGAAGAAGTCCGTCGTCAGTTCAAAGAAATGCCAGGTATCTTACAGGGCGAAACCAGACCGGATTATAAGACCTGCGTGGCTATTTCGACTAATGCAGCCTTACATGAAATGATCGTGCCAGGGTTAGTGGCTGTCTTAGCACCGATTGTCATGGGCGTTTTATTAGGAACCGCTGCTCTTGGCGGTATGCTAGCCGGGGCTTTAGTCACTGGCGTCATGATGGCGATCTTTATGAGTAATGCCGGCGGCGCTTGGGATAATGCGAAGAAGTATATTGAAAATGGTCATTTAGGCGGCAAAGGATCGGCTTGTCATAAAGCGGCGGTCGTTGGTGATACTGTTGGTGATCCATTCAAAGATACCTCTGGTCCATCTTTAAATATCCTCATCAAATTAATGACCATTGTCTCATTAGTCTTCGCACCATTATTCTTAGCCATTGGCGGTTTACTGTAA